In one Diabrotica virgifera virgifera chromosome 5, PGI_DIABVI_V3a genomic region, the following are encoded:
- the LOC114335055 gene encoding myoneurin-like: protein MDQESWTAFPSVDDIKKEYNEHESELNYVLRDDLVLPLIKSEQESATDVSSIHIKEECIELKCEQNDIERDDFEGPPTKVEQEPPNTTLSIQIKEEYSELKSELDYIHRDDLDSPPIEMDEGLPTKMEQESPNTALSIQIKEEYSELQSELDYTHKDDLDSPPTEMDELSQIDDKSCDLLAQFNFFNDGTTECLSEESPLSTDLRPFTCEICSKRYVHERSLKRHIKDPAFKCNICDKHCSSQISLDLHILAHSGQMPFKCHLCVKQFKRKRNLKSHLSSHLGVTKCKYCEKQFERRDILQYHIILIHSEKPFKCKVCSKQFRLRKQLMSHLVVHSEGPFTCDVCSRGFRQKRSLENHLLLHAPDLVKTVACNIPI, encoded by the coding sequence ATGGATCAAGAATCATGGACTGCTTTTCCATCtgttgatgatattaaaaaagAGTATAATGAACATGAGTCTGAACTGAATTATGTACTTAGGGATGATTTGGTGCTACCATTAATAAAATCGGAACAAGAATCAGCCACTGATGTATCCTCCATTCACATTAAAGAAGAGTGCATTGAGCTAAAGTGTGAACAGAATGATATTGAAAGGGATGACTTTGAAGGACCCCCAACCAAAGTGGAACAAGAACCACCAAATACTACTTTGTCCATTCAAATTAAAGAAGAGTATAGTGAGCTTAAGTCTGAACTGGATTATATACACAGAGATGATTTAGATTCGCCTCCTATTGAAATGGATGAAGGACTACCAACCAAAATGGAACAAGAATCACCAAATACTGCTTTGTCCATTCAAATTAAAGAAGAATATAGTGAGCTTCAGTCTGAACTGGATTATACACACAAGGATGATTTGGATTCACCTCCTACTGAAATGGATGAACTTAGTCAAATAGATGATAAAAGCTGTGATCTTTTagcacaatttaatttttttaatgatggCACAACTGAATGTTTATCAGAAGAATCACCATTAAGTACAGATCTTAGACCATTTACTTGTGAAATTTGTTCAAAGCGTTATGTCCACGAACGGAGCTTAAAGCGTCACATTAAGGACCCAGCATTTAAATGTAATATATGTGATAAACATTGTAGTAGTCAGATCAGTCTAGATCTACATATTCTCGCACATAGTGGTCAAATGCCCTTTAAATGTCACTTGTGTGTGAAACAGTTCAAGAGAAAACGTAATTTGAAATCTCATTTGAGTTCACATCTAGGTGTCACTAAATGCAAGTATTGCGAAAAGCAATTCGAACGTAGAGATATTTTGCAATATCATATTATACTTATACATagtgaaaaaccttttaaatgtAAGGTGTGTTCGAAACAGTTTAGGTTAAGGAAGCAACTAATGTCTCATTTAGTTGTACACAGTGAAGGTCCATTTACTTGTGATGTGTGTTCAAGAGGATTTAGACAAAAACGCAGTCTAGAAAACCATTTGTTGTTGCATGCACCAGATTTAGTGAAAACTGTAGCTTGTAACATACCAATTTAA